AGCGGCGGGCCTGGCGGGCCGCCGTGGTGCTGCTGCCGGTCGGCGCGGTCGCGCAGTTCACGTACCGCCACTCCCCGCTGGGCGTGCTCATCTCGCTCGCCCTGCTCGCGCCGCTGCTGATCCACCGCGACCAGTTCAAGGCGCTGCCCGACCCGCGCAGCCGCTGGCGCGCGCTCGCCAACTTCGTCCTCATGGGCGCCGGTTCCCTCTTCCTCGGACTGGTCATCGTCAGCGTCCACCCCAAGACGCTGGTCGGCGACCCGAGCCTGGCCGATCGCATTACCCACGTGCTGTACGGCCTCTTCGGCTTCGAGGGCCCGGTCGACTACCAGGGCAACACCTCCTGGACCGTCGCCTTCTCCCTCGGCGCCCTGGGCCTGCTCACGGCCATCACCACGATCTACCTGGCGTTCCGCCCCGAACACCCCGCCGCGCGCCTCACAGAGGACGACGAGGCCCGTCTGCGGGCCCTGCTGGACAAGCACGGCGGCCGCGACTCCCTCGGCCACTTCGCCCTGCGCCGCGACAAGGCCGTCGTCTTCTCCCCCAGCGGCAAGGCCGCGGTGACCTACCGCGTCGTCTCCGGCGTCATGCTCGCCAGCGGTGACCCCATCGGCGACGTCGAGGCCTGGCCCGGCGCCATCGAGCGCTTCATGGACGAGGCCAGGGCCCACTCCTGGACGCCCGCCGTCATGGGCTGCTCGGAGACGGGCGGCGAGGTGTGGACCCGCGAGACCGGCCTGGACGCCCTCGAACTGGGCGACGAGGCGGTGGTGGACGTCGCGGATTTCTCCCTCGCCGGGCGCGCGATGCGCAACGTGCGCCAGATGGTCAAGCGCATCGAGCGCGCGGGGTACGAGACCCGCGTACGGCGCGTCCGTGACCTCGGCGACGCCGAGCTGGAGCGCATCCGCCGCGCCGCCGACGACTGGCGCGGCACCGACACCGAGCGCGGCTTCTCCATGGCGCTGGGCCGCATCGGCGACCTCGCCGACGGCGACTGCCTGATCGCCACCGCCCACAAGGCCGACGAACAGCCCGGAGAGTACGGCGACCT
This DNA window, taken from Streptomyces sp. NBC_00663, encodes the following:
- a CDS encoding phosphatidylglycerol lysyltransferase domain-containing protein translates to MSGGVPSRSPRVRRVPRGPRPEAVPVLVARACAVVGLLDIAAGVFPRFRHSRMHTLAEVLPGALGPFAAALSLSAGVLLLLLAHGLRRRKRRAWRAAVVLLPVGAVAQFTYRHSPLGVLISLALLAPLLIHRDQFKALPDPRSRWRALANFVLMGAGSLFLGLVIVSVHPKTLVGDPSLADRITHVLYGLFGFEGPVDYQGNTSWTVAFSLGALGLLTAITTIYLAFRPEHPAARLTEDDEARLRALLDKHGGRDSLGHFALRRDKAVVFSPSGKAAVTYRVVSGVMLASGDPIGDVEAWPGAIERFMDEARAHSWTPAVMGCSETGGEVWTRETGLDALELGDEAVVDVADFSLAGRAMRNVRQMVKRIERAGYETRVRRVRDLGDAELERIRRAADDWRGTDTERGFSMALGRIGDLADGDCLIATAHKADEQPGEYGDLKAILHFVPWGHDGASLDLMRRDRSADPGMNELLIVAALQAAPKFGIARVSLNFAMFRSALARGEKIGAGPVLRAWRGLLVFLSRWFQIESLYKFNAKFQPRWEPRFVVYRASGDLPRIGFAAMQAEGFVNLALPLPRFLRRRRTAARACAHAMAERDVRAA